TTTTTAGCACCATTTATTGTAACCTCACCAAAAAGGGGATATCCACCTTCTATGATTATCTTTTCATGATTTGGTTTCAAATCCTTGCACCCTCTCTCCAAAAAGGCTTTTCACTATTCCCATTCTTTTATATTATATCTATTGTAGCGAAATATGAAAAGAAGAATATTCTTTTTGAGCAACCAGGTAGCCTTTTAAAATGGTCAATAGATGCTTCTGTTGAAAAAATGATATAATAAAGTCAAAATAGAAATTGGTGGATGGTCTTTAGAAAAATATCAAGGAGATGGTAAAAATTAAAATTGGAGTTGTTCAAATGAATATTTGTAATCTGGTGGAAAGAAACTTTTCTAAGATACTTTATTTTCTGGGCAAAGCAAAAGACGAGCAAGTGGATCTGGTATGTTTTCCTGAGATGGCATTGAGTGGCTATAACATTGAACTTTTACAATCTCAAGATTTGAATCAAATAATCTCGGATTTTTTGAAGCAAATATCAAAAAAGTGCAACAAGTATTCTATCTGTACAGTAATAGGTCATCCTTTTAGACAGGAAGATAAGCTATTCAATAGAGCAACAGTAATCTTCCCAGCAGGTGAAAGCTTGAAATATGATAAGATTCATCCAACCGAGCTTGAAAAGAGGATATTTTCTCAGGGCGAAGAAACTCTTGTATTTGAATTCAAGCAGAGAAGATTCGGCATTGCAATCTGCAGAGACCAAAACTTTTATGAGATATTCAAAAAATACAAAGAAGCTGGCTGCAGTGGTGTGTTCATTTTAGCTGCACATTTTTACAGTCCAAAAGAGGCAAGGTGGAAGATTGACAAAAATAGAGCTATTCCTATAACAAGAGCTGTAGAAAATGGTTACTTTGTGTTTTTAGCAAATGCAGTAGGACCTCATCTTAATATGATAAGCCTTGGACACAGCTTAATTGTAGACGGCGATGGCTGTGTGGTGTGCGAAGCAGATGAAGCCGGTGAGTACCTGCTGACAGCAGAGATTTAAAATAAACAGAAGCCTATTTTTCATAGAAATAACAGGGCTGTACTGTATCAAAAGTTACAGCCCTGTTTTTAGATCTCAACCAGAATCACATCTTCACCAATCTTTTTTACTTTATCCCATGGAATTACATAGTCTTTTTCTTTTGAAAAGATACTTCCAACTGAAAAAGGTGCCGGTACCACAATAGCATCAACCCTGCCTGTTTTAACATCAACTTCCAAATCACAAACCTTCCCAAGCTTTTTACCATCCGATATATTTATCACATCTTTCTCTCTCAAATCAGATGATTTAAACATCCAGAATCACTTTCTTATACTACTATCTTTCTTTTATCATTATATGCAAAAACAAATTTTATAGTTAAACCTCGGTTATTATAGGAATTATCATGGGGTTTCTGCGCGTCTTTTCAAACAGGAAGTTTTTCAAGTTATCTTTCAGTATAATCTTTATAGCATTTGGCTCAGTTATATCATTTTTGTTGCAGAAATACAGAACATCCTTTATCACTTTTTTTGCCTCTTCAATCAGCGGCTCAGCTTCTTTTATATAGATAAACCCTCTTGAAATTATCTCCGGTCCTGCAATTACATCTCTTGTTGACGAATCAATTGTGAGAACTACAATGAAAAGTCCATCCTGAGCAAGATGACGCCTGTCACGCAGCACAACATTCCCCACATCGCCAACACCAAGCCCATCAACAAGCACATTGCCTGCCTGAACACTGCCGACAACCTTTGCAGAGTCCTTTGTTATCTCAAGCACTTTTCCATTTTCCAGAACAAACACGTTTCTTTCTCCAAGCTCCATTGCAAGTTTTGCATGATGAATCAAATGCTTGAACTCTCCATGCACAGGCACAGTATATTTTGGACGCGTGAGATTGTGTATAAGTTTTATCTCCTCCTGGCATGCATGACCCGACACGTGAATATCATCAATATCTTCATAAATAACCTGTGCACCCTGCCTGAAAAGGTCGTTTATAACCCTGTTGACAAACTTTTCATTGCCCGGAATGGGTGCAGCTGAGATTATGACAACATCACCAGGTATAATTCCCACTTTCTTGTGCTCGGCAGAAGCCATGCGCGAAAGAGCTGACATAGGCTCACCCTGACTTCCTGTTGTAATCAGCACTATCTTGTTTGGCGGGTAGTTATCAAGCTCATCAACATCAATCAGCATGCTATCTGGCATCTTCAAATATCCAAGCTCAAGTGCTTTATTTACAACATTTACCATGCTTCTTCCCAGAACGCAAATCTTTCTGCCCTGCTTTTCCGCGGAATTTATCACCTGCTGCACCCTGTGAATATGTGAAGAGAAGGTTGCAACAATAACTCGCCCTTGAGCCTGAGAAAATATCCTGTCAAAGGTTGCACCAACAGTTTTTTCAGACAAAGTAAAACCCGGGCGTTCAGCGTTTGTGGAGTCGCACAGAAGTGCCAAAACACCCTGTTTGCCAAGCTCTGCAAATCTTATAAGGTCAATCGGCTCACCCTCAATGGGTGTAAAGTCCACCTTAAAATCTCCTGTGTGTACGATGCTCCCAAGTGGAGTGTGTATAGCTATTGCCACAGAGTCAGCAATCGAATGGGTTGTGCGAATAAACTCAACTCTCATATTGTTAAAGCTTATTACATCCTGGGGCTTTACTGTAAACATCCTGACAGAATTCAGGTCTATCCCAAATTCCATAAGCTTAATCTCAACAAGACCAAGTGTCAGCTTTGTGCCATAAATAGGAATGTTCAAATCCCTCAAAATATACGGAATTGCTCCTATATGGTCCTCATGCCCGTGTGTGAGAATCAACGCCCTGACCTTTTCCTTATTCTTTATTAGGTATGATACATCGGGTATGACAAGGTCAACACCCAGCATCTCATCTTCTGGAAAGGCAAGTCCACAGTCAATTACAACAATCTCATCGTCCACTTCAATCACTGTCATGTTCTTGCCAATCTCGTTCAAGCCACCAAGCGGAATAATTCTTATTCTGTGCTCCGGTCTTTTTCTCATAAAGATTCCTCCAAAAATAAAAATAAAAGGCATTTTAAAAAAGCCCTCACGAAAGAGACTTTCGCAAGAGCTTTTTTAAAACAGCAAAAAGTAAATTCTTAAGTCACAATTTTTCAAGCTCTCTTTGGTTTTGCCTGAAGTTTCTTTCTTGCACTGCTTTCCCAGTCAAACCAAAGGGCAGTTGCTATAAATATCGATGAGTAGGTTCCCGATATAACACCTACCAGAAGCGGAAAAGCAAACTCCTTTATTGACTGAACACCCATCAGGTACAGCACAAACAAAACAATTATAACAGTTGCAGCGGTTGAAAGTGATCTTCCTATTGTCTGGTTCATGCTCAAGTTTACAAGATTTTTGAGATCCATTTTACCCTGAATCCTTCTATTTTCTCTTATTCTGTCAAACACAACAATTGTGTCGTTTATTGAATAACCAAGAACTGTCAGCATTGCTGCAATGAATGTGGAGTTCAGAGGTATTCTAAAGAGTGTATAGACAGTGAGCATTATCAAAAGGTCATGCAAGAGCGCTACAACCGCAGTTGTGCCAAATTTAAACTCAAACCTTATTGCAATGTAGATTAGCATAAGGATGGATGCTATCACAACAGCCCAGATAGCCTGGGATTTCAATTCAGATGATACCACAGCCCCAACATTCTGATATGAAACTAAGTCTTCCTTTTTAAGATTATACTTCTTTGCAATGGCATTGAAAAGCTTATCGCGCACTTCCTTTGAAAGCTCTGTTCTCTTTTTACCATGTACCTCATGGGCATTTATCATTATCTTTTTGCCATCTTCAATCTTTCTGACAATGGGTGTCTGCGTCCCTGTAATCTGTTTTGTCAGCTTCTCTAAGTCAGCAATCTCAGCAGCGCTTGGAACTTTGTGAAGATCTATTTCAAGCACAGTCCCGCCTGTAAAATCTATGTCATAGTTGAACCCCTGCATTATATATGAAACAAGACCTATTACCATCACCAGTATTGACAGCACATAGAAAATCTTCCTCTTGCCCATAAAGTCAATGTTTGTCATTATGCCTGCACCTCCCTGGTTTTTTTGCCACCATACCATCTTGTATCTTTGAAAAGCCCTGTGTTAATGACAGATACAAGCAAGAATCTTGTTACAGTAATTGCTGTAAAGAATGAAACAACAATACCTATTGTAAGCGTCCATGCAAAGCCCTTGATTGGACCTGTTCCGAGGAACAAAAGCACAAGCCCGGCAATAATTGTTGTCACATTCGCATCAACAACAGCATTAAGTGCACGTCTGAAGCCCGCATCCATTGCAGCCTTCAAAGTCTTGCCAGCTCTGAGTTCCTCTTTCATTCTGGCAAAT
The Caldicellulosiruptor morganii DNA segment above includes these coding regions:
- a CDS encoding carbon-nitrogen hydrolase family protein, whose product is MKIGVVQMNICNLVERNFSKILYFLGKAKDEQVDLVCFPEMALSGYNIELLQSQDLNQIISDFLKQISKKCNKYSICTVIGHPFRQEDKLFNRATVIFPAGESLKYDKIHPTELEKRIFSQGEETLVFEFKQRRFGIAICRDQNFYEIFKKYKEAGCSGVFILAAHFYSPKEARWKIDKNRAIPITRAVENGYFVFLANAVGPHLNMISLGHSLIVDGDGCVVCEADEAGEYLLTAEI
- the secF gene encoding protein translocase subunit SecF; the encoded protein is MTNIDFMGKRKIFYVLSILVMVIGLVSYIMQGFNYDIDFTGGTVLEIDLHKVPSAAEIADLEKLTKQITGTQTPIVRKIEDGKKIMINAHEVHGKKRTELSKEVRDKLFNAIAKKYNLKKEDLVSYQNVGAVVSSELKSQAIWAVVIASILMLIYIAIRFEFKFGTTAVVALLHDLLIMLTVYTLFRIPLNSTFIAAMLTVLGYSINDTIVVFDRIRENRRIQGKMDLKNLVNLSMNQTIGRSLSTAATVIIVLFVLYLMGVQSIKEFAFPLLVGVISGTYSSIFIATALWFDWESSARKKLQAKPKRA
- a CDS encoding ribonuclease J encodes the protein MRKRPEHRIRIIPLGGLNEIGKNMTVIEVDDEIVVIDCGLAFPEDEMLGVDLVIPDVSYLIKNKEKVRALILTHGHEDHIGAIPYILRDLNIPIYGTKLTLGLVEIKLMEFGIDLNSVRMFTVKPQDVISFNNMRVEFIRTTHSIADSVAIAIHTPLGSIVHTGDFKVDFTPIEGEPIDLIRFAELGKQGVLALLCDSTNAERPGFTLSEKTVGATFDRIFSQAQGRVIVATFSSHIHRVQQVINSAEKQGRKICVLGRSMVNVVNKALELGYLKMPDSMLIDVDELDNYPPNKIVLITTGSQGEPMSALSRMASAEHKKVGIIPGDVVIISAAPIPGNEKFVNRVINDLFRQGAQVIYEDIDDIHVSGHACQEEIKLIHNLTRPKYTVPVHGEFKHLIHHAKLAMELGERNVFVLENGKVLEITKDSAKVVGSVQAGNVLVDGLGVGDVGNVVLRDRRHLAQDGLFIVVLTIDSSTRDVIAGPEIISRGFIYIKEAEPLIEEAKKVIKDVLYFCNKNDITEPNAIKIILKDNLKNFLFEKTRRNPMIIPIITEV
- a CDS encoding YlmC/YmxH family sporulation protein translates to MFKSSDLREKDVINISDGKKLGKVCDLEVDVKTGRVDAIVVPAPFSVGSIFSKEKDYVIPWDKVKKIGEDVILVEI